From the Gammaproteobacteria bacterium genome, one window contains:
- a CDS encoding transposase — MKKRQTFTKEFKLEAVRLLNEGKKTGADLARELGIKRNQLYKWKEEIETRGDAAFPGQGRHSSADSQAAENARLRRELAVAKEENEFLKKAAAFFARELK, encoded by the coding sequence ATGAAAAAACGACAAACATTTACCAAAGAGTTTAAGCTGGAAGCCGTTCGTCTTCTGAATGAAGGTAAAAAGACGGGTGCAGATCTGGCACGAGAGTTGGGAATTAAACGTAATCAGCTTTACAAATGGAAAGAGGAAATCGAGACGCGCGGTGATGCAGCCTTTCCAGGGCAAGGACGACATAGCTCTGCGGATAGTCAGGCGGCAGAGAACGCCCGATTAAGGCGGGAGTTGGCGGTGGCAAAAGAGGAGAATGAATTCCTAAAAAAAGCCGCCGCGTTCTTTGCGAGAGAACTGAAGTAA